The genomic DNA TACGAGCCAGTCTGACGGCGATATCATGGTTAATTACGTACTCTTGGTACAACATAACGTATGAAAACTATTACAGGTAAATCGGTCAATCTGAGATCATATAAACTGGATGACGCAAGATCAATATATGAGTGGTGGAATGATGACGAAACGACGAAATGGATGGGTAGGAAATTCCGAGAATCACAGGAATATCAGGTAATTGAGGAACGACTTCGGGGAATAATAGAGAACCCTCCGGAAGATGCTTTGTTTTATGCAATTGCCAGCAAGGGAACGGACCTATACATAGGGGGAATTGACCTAACATCGATTGATCTGGTTGATAAGAATGCCATTTTGAGCGTAGTGATTGGCAAGAGGCAGGACAGAAGCAAAGGATACGGAAGTGAAGCGGTAGGATTGATCCTCAAGACTGTATTTTCCGAGCTGGAGCTTCATAAAGTTGAGCTCAA from Chitinivibrionales bacterium includes the following:
- a CDS encoding GNAT family N-acetyltransferase, with protein sequence MKTITGKSVNLRSYKLDDARSIYEWWNDDETTKWMGRKFRESQEYQVIEERLRGIIENPPEDALFYAIASKGTDLYIGGIDLTSIDLVDKNAILSVVIGKRQDRSKGYGSEAVGLILKTVFSELELHKVELNVRDRNAAAICCYKKMGFVEEGRRKDHAFINGSFNDIIHMLVFSAEFKSLFSQQPD